In one Drosophila pseudoobscura strain MV-25-SWS-2005 chromosome X, UCI_Dpse_MV25, whole genome shotgun sequence genomic region, the following are encoded:
- the Rpn10 gene encoding 26S proteasome non-ATPase regulatory subunit 4, with the protein MVLESTMICFDNSDYQRNGDYFPTRLNVQKDGINLVCLTKLRSNPENNVGLMTLSNTVEVLATLTSDVGRILSKMHLIQPKGEINLLTGIRIAHLVLKHRQGKNHKMRIVVFVGSPICHEEGDLVKQAKRLKKEKVNVDIVSFGDHGNNNETLTAFINALNGKDGTGSHLVSVPRGSALSEALMSSPIIQGEDGLGGAGLGGNVFEFGVDPNEDPELALALRVSMEEQRQRQESEQRRANADSTAPAGVEATATAGQPKVESGAGNAEANSEEAMLQRALALSTETPEDNLPDFANMTEEEQIAFAMQMSMQDAPDDSVTQQAKRPKTDETNAPMDVDEDYSEVIGDPAFLQSVLENLPGVDPQSEAVRDAVGSLNKDKDKKNEEKDNQKK; encoded by the exons ATGGTTCTTGAAAGTACTATGATATG CTTTGATAACAGCGATTACCAACGCAATGGTGACTATTTTCCTACACGTCTGAACGTCCAAAAGGATGGAATCAATCTCGTTTGTCTCACTAAACTGAGATCCAATCCAGAGAATAATGTTGGACTAATGACGTTGTCGAA TACCGTGGAAGTGCTGGCTACTCTGACAAGCGACGTGGGGCGGATTTTGTCTAAAATGCATCTCATCCAACCAAAGGGTGAGATAAACCTTCTGACCGGGATCCGCATAGCCCATTTGGTGTTGAAGCATCGTCAAGGCAAAAACCATAAGATGCGTATTGTCGTCTTTGTTGGCTCTCCCATTTGTCACGAAGAAGGAGACCTTGTGAAGCAAGCTAAACGCCTGAAGAAAGAGAAGGTGAATGTTGACATTGTTAGCTTCGGCGATcatggcaacaacaacgagacgCTGACTGCTTTCATCAACGCATTGAACGGCAAAGACGGTACTGGATCGCACTTGGTTAGTGTTCCTCGCGGATCGGCCCTGTCTGAAGCTCTGATGTCGTCGCCCATTATTCAGGGAGAAGATGGATTGGGTGGTGCCGGCTTGGGAGGAAACGTGTTCGAATTCGGAGTTGATCCCAACGAAGACCCGGAACTGGCTCTTGCTTTGCGTGTGTCAATGGAGGAGCAACGTCAACGTCAGGAAAGTGAGCAACGTCGTGCTAATGCTGATAGCACAGCACCAGCTGGTGTCGAAGCTACTGCTACCGCGGGGCAGCCCAAAGTTGAAAGCGGCGCAGGAAACGCCGAGGCGAATTCGGAGGAAGCTATGTTGCAACGGGCCTTGGCACTGTCCACTGAGACCCCTGAAGATAACTTGCCAGATTTTGCCAACATGACCGAAGAAGAACAGATCGCCTTTGCCATGCAAATGTCCATGCAAGATGCTCCAGATGATAGCGTTACCCAACAAGCAAAGCGCCCAAAAACTGATGAAACCAATGCTCCTATGGATGTGGACGAGGACTATTCGGAGGTAATTGGCGACCCGGCCTTCTTGCAGAGTGTGCTAGAGAATCTTCCTGGGGTAGATCCCCAATCCGAAGCAGTGCGCGATGCTGTTGGCTCACTGAACAAAGACAAGGACAAAAAAAATGAGGAAAAGgataaccaaaagaaataa
- the COX8 gene encoding uncharacterized protein COX8 produces MFQNSAARLLVPAIRNAMQSRCQSVVSGPPTQHISKAEKVILGGGMCAAALFIPGWVLYHIRDYKAGK; encoded by the exons atgttccAAAATAGTGCTGCTCGTCTTTTGGTTCCGGCCATCCGTAATGCCATGCAGAGCCGATGCCAATCCGTGGTTTCCGGCCCACCAACACAGCATATCTCAAAGGCT GAGAAAGTGATTCTAGGCGGTGGCATGTGCGCAGCGGCCCTGTTTATTCCTGGCTGGGTTCTATATCACATTCGTGATTACAAGGCCGGAAAGTAA
- the VhaM9.7-b gene encoding V-type proton ATPase subunit e 2, with translation MTVPDYVPPVVITCIWGFIGIICPFFARGPNKGVTQCCLMLTAVTCWLFWLCCYMTQLNPLIGPKLSMNEIMIMAREWGNEIKDTMDVTV, from the exons ATGACTGTTCCTGATTATGTGCCTCCAGTGGTTATCACCTGCATTTGGGGATTCATTGGCATCATCTGCCCCTTCTTTGCTCGTGGCCCAAACAAAGG AGTGACTCAATGCTGCCTTATGCTAACCGCAGTAACATGTTGGCTGTT TTGGCTGTGCTGTTACATGACGCAGCTGAACCCTCTGATTGGCCCCAAATTGAGCATGAATGAAATCATGATTATGGCCCGCGAATGGGGAAACGAGATCAAAGACACAATGGATGTCACTgtgtaa